In the genome of Nonomuraea sp. NBC_00507, the window CCGCATGGCGACGGTGAGCACCTGAGCGTAGGTGTCCCCCTCGCCCATTTCCCAGTGCGGCAGCAACGGCGACGGCACGTCGGCCCCGCTGCGGTAGAGCCACAACCAGAGACGGGCCCGCTCCCGCTGCTCCTCCGTCAGCATGGTCTCGCCTTTGACATGCCGGGTGATGGCCTCGCCGAGCAGCCGCCAGTAGTCGTCCCGGTTCTCGGCGACGTACGACAGCCCGCATCCGCTCCATTCCGACCAGCCGGCCTGGATGACCGGGATGCCGAAGGCGGGAAGTTCGTTCGAGACGCTCCCCCGCACGGTCACGCCCAGGTCCGTCATGCTCCACAACATGTTCTTCGACAGCGCGAGGCTGGGCATGAAGATCATGTGCCGGCGCCCGGCATGGCGTGCCGTCACCGCAGCGAAATGCCCGGTCGTGTCATAGAGCGACTGGCTGGGATGGTCCAGGAAAAGCCAGTTCACCGCATCCTGCCGGGCGGCGAAGTCCGCGGTCTCCTCGAACCACTGCGCCAGATCGTCGAACACCTCTCTGTTGGTGCCCAGAGCGTCGGAAATGGCGTGGTTGAAGACCGCGAACACCGGACGATCCGGATCCAGCCCGAAACGGTGACACCCCAGCAGGCGCAGCTGCCGCCGCTCAGCTTCCGACTGCAGCTCGAACTGGCTGGTGCGGCCGGCCCGCCACCAACTGGGCCGGCCGAGATTGCCCTTCGCCCGGCAGGCCACCAATTCGGCGTTCGCCTTGATGGCACTCCTGTGCGGCCATACGTGGTCGTGGAAATGGCCGGCGATCAGACCGGTGAGTTCCTCCCTGAAGGTGCTCAGTCCCTTGCGCCGCTCAGGAAAGAGCGCATATGCCTTCATGCACCCGGTGCTCTGAACATGGACGACCGGTATCTCCCGGCGCATGGCCGCCTCGACCGCCAATCCCCACTGGTCGTAGTCGACGTGACTGGTGACGAGGGCGGCAGCGGGCAGGTCGGCGAACAATCGCGCGTAGACGGCGGAGAAAGCCCTGATGCGGTCGCGGCGCGCCCGGTACCACTCGTCCTCGGTCTCCGGCAGCCGCGGCACCCGAGCCAACCGGACGAGCGTGGCCCTCTCTATGGCGTCGAGGCCCTCCGGAGCCGCGCTTTCGCCCTGACCTGCCAGGTGACGGTCCACGAGATCGTGCACGTTGACGACCTCGCTCGCCCCGAACGCCTCGGCCAGCCGCCGGACCCGCTCGATGTCGTACTGCTCCCAGAGCGCCTCGCTCCACTCCTGATCCGTGCCCGTGAGCACCACCAGCCGGGCCGAGAGCAGGTCGCACAGCGCATTCGCCATCAGCAGGTTGCGTATCACGACCCGGATGTCCTGATGCAGCGCCTCGGTGACGACACATTGATCGCCGTCCGCCCGAGAGGATCGACTTCCCTCCCAGTAGGCGCCTGCCGCGTCGAGCAGGCGATCGAATGTCTGGTCGTCTCCGACAAGGCGCATGAGCCCTCCGCCCGGTTTCGTCTCCGAAAGACCGCTTCAAGCCTGCCAAGCCCGGCATGCGAACCGACTGCGCTGACACTTTCCTTGGTGACGACTTCACCGCGCCTTTACCCTGCCAAGTCCGCCGCCCTCATGCACCCCGACGATTCGCCCGAAGACCGCGCAGTCCGTCATATGGCGGGAGCTAGTATCGTCCGTTTGCACGCTGTATCCCCAAGAATGCAGCTCGTTGTCGGCACAACAGTCGGAGGCAGGCTGGGTGGCGCGATCACGCTCCGATTTTCGCGGATGGTCCTGGTGGGCACTCGTCGCCGCAAGCGTTCTCGTACCGTCCTGCGGCGTCGCGCTGGCCGTGTTCTTCGTCATCGAAGGCCGGGAACACGCCGACCAATGGGCCAGCATTCTCAGTTTCTTCGTCACCGTCCTGGTCGCCGCCACAGCCTTGATCGGCTGGTTACGGCAACGGGCCGAGACCACGGGTGATCCCGGCACTCTGGATGTGGCCGAGCCGGAGGCGGATGTCGTGGCGGCGCGCGTTGAGCGATTGGCCGCCAAGGTCGAGCAGGTATGGAAGGCGGAGGAATTACGGCAGCGCCTGCTCGACCCGGAGCCGCTCCCGGTCTCCTGGCGTACCGTGGGCCCGCCGCTCAGCGACCATTGGCGGGTCATCGGCGGCGACGACACACCCATCGACCTCGATGGCAACCTGGACGATCTCTACCTGACCGTGCGCACCAAGCTTCCCAAGGCGCGCCTGGTCGCGCTCGGAGAGCCCGGTGCCGGCAAGACCTCCCTGGTGATGCGGTTCGTTCTCGCCTGCCTGGCCGCCCGCGAGCAGACGGACGCTCCGGCCGGGCCCGTGCCCGTAATGCTGAAACTGTCGACGTGGACACCGTCGGAACAGACGCTCAGGGCCTGGATCTACGCGCGGCTGCGCGAAGACTACGACTTCGACGAACCTTTGCCGCTGGATCACCTTCTGCTCGTCCTGGACGGCCTCGACGAGATGGCCGAGCCCGATCGCGAAAAGGCTCTCACCAAAATCAACGCCGCGTTCAGCGCCGATTTCCCGCTCATCCTGACCAGCCGTACCAGCGAATATCTGGCCACCATCGACTCCAGGCGAGCAGATGTCCTCACCGCGGCCGCGGCGATAGAGATCAAGCCTCTCGATGCCGCCGCCGTCCGCGACTACCTGACCATCACGACGAAGCCGTCACGACTCCCCGAATGGGCGAACGTCTTCGCGGAGCTCACCGCCGATCCGGACGGGGAGCTCGCCGGCGGGCTGTCCACTCCCCTGGCCATTTCCTTGGCCCGCGTCGCCTACGCGGAACGAGCGGCGAACCCGGATCACTTGCTCACTTTCACGAACAGGCGGGACCTGGAAGCCCATCTGCTCGCTGAACTCGTTCCTTCGCTGTATTCCGACGTGTCCGAGCATGCGCGCGCAGGCTGGCGCGCAGACGACGTCCACCCCTGGTTCTCCTTCCTCGCCCGGCACTTCCGGGCACGAGGCATCTCCTGGCCGGATCTGAGCGACGTGGTTCCCCCGCTGGTCTACGGCCTGGTCATCGGCCTCCTGGCCGGACTGTTCACGGGAACGGCGTTCAGTCTGGCGGCAGGTCCCTCCACAGGCGTGATGGTGGGAGCAACCATGATCGTGGCCATCTGGACCTACACCGTCGTCATAGACCCTGAGCTCTCTTCCCTGGAGCAAATAGGCCTGCGCCCGCTGACCCTTTGGGCCGCGACGTCAGGCCCTTTCTCCGTCATCCTCTGGTACCTCACCGCACAAGGCGACCTGGCACCCGACCACGCTGTGGGCATTGCGCTGGTGGCCTCGCTCTGGTTTCTCGTGATGCTCTGCCGGAGCCTGATCGCCCTTCAGATCGCGATACTCGACTTCGGCATCGTTATCGCACTCACGGGCCGTCCGGCTGCTTCGCCTCAAGCGCTTGCCGTGACAGCGCTCGTCGCGATCATCGTCGCGTCGATCCTTGCCGCTGCCCTGCCGCACTTCTTGATCGCCCACGTCCTGCTCTTCGCGATGGGCCGGGTGCCTTGGCGGGTGGGGGCGTTCTTGGAGGACGGATACAGGCGCGGTGTGTTGCGGAAGGTAGGCGGGCTCTACTATTTCCGCCACGATCTTCTGAGAGAACAACTAGCCGAAAGGCCCACGGCCTAGCCTGGCGAGCTCCTGATCGGTGAGCGCCAGACCGGTCGCGGCGGCGGAGTCCCGAATGGAGGCCGGGCGGCTGGCACCGGGAATCGGGATGACGTGCGGGCCGGCCGCGAGCAGCCAGGCGAGGCACACCTGCTGCGGGCTGACGTTCCGTTCACTGGCGATCGCGTGGAACGCGCTGTGCCCCGCCGGCCTTGCCTCTTCTGCTTCGAGCGCGCTCCGCGAGATTCCGCCGAGCGGGCTCCACGGCAGGAACGCGATCCCGAGCTCGGCGCAGAGCCGCAGCTCGGGGCCACTGTCGCGGACCGCGGGAGAATACCGGTTCTGCACGGAGACAAGCCGTCCGCCGAGCTCCCGATGGGCCTGCCGAATCTGCGGCACGTCCACGTTGGAAATCCCGATCATCCGGACCTTCCCCTCGTCGTACAACTCGCGGAGCGCGCCCAGCGACTCCGCGAACGGCACCGCCGGATCGGGCTTGTGCAACTGGTACAGCCCGATGGCGACCACCCCCAGCCGCTTGAGTGAGCCCTCGCACGCACGCCTGAGGTGCCGTGGATCACCGTTCACCGTCCAGGAGCCGTCGCCTGGACGGCCCCGGCCGCCCTTGGTCGCCACGAGGACGTCGCCGGTGTCACCGCCGTAACTCGCCAGCGCGCGGGCGATGAGCAGCTCGTTGTGCCCGACCTCGCCGGAGCTCCAGTGGTACGAATCCGCTGTGTCGATCAGCGTGACGCCCGCGTCCAGCGCCGCGTGGACCGTGGCCATCGCTCTGGCCTCGTCCGGCCTGCCCTCAATGGACAGCGGCATCGCGCCCAGCCCGATCGCGCCGACGGAAACGTCGCCGATCACACGCATGCCAGGGCCTCCGAGAGGACGTGCGGCAGCCAGTCCGCGGTGTGCGAGAACACGAAGCCGAGCCGTACGGCACGCCCGTTGTCCATGGCGTACGCACGGCCGAAGGAGAACGGTGAGGCGTCCGGGCCTGTCGTGTACGTCGCCGGCTTGGCTCCGGCCGCCGCGGAAAGCGCCTCGCACAGGGAGGTGACGTCGAACGGGCCGTGCGAACACGCGTTCACCGGCCCCGTGAAGCCGGACTCCGCAGTCCACACCAGGAAGTCGGCGATCTCCCTGTCATTGATGAACGACGACGGGCGCGGCTCCTGGTGTACGACGACGGGGAGCCCTTCGCGGA includes:
- a CDS encoding NACHT domain-containing protein, giving the protein MARSRSDFRGWSWWALVAASVLVPSCGVALAVFFVIEGREHADQWASILSFFVTVLVAATALIGWLRQRAETTGDPGTLDVAEPEADVVAARVERLAAKVEQVWKAEELRQRLLDPEPLPVSWRTVGPPLSDHWRVIGGDDTPIDLDGNLDDLYLTVRTKLPKARLVALGEPGAGKTSLVMRFVLACLAAREQTDAPAGPVPVMLKLSTWTPSEQTLRAWIYARLREDYDFDEPLPLDHLLLVLDGLDEMAEPDREKALTKINAAFSADFPLILTSRTSEYLATIDSRRADVLTAAAAIEIKPLDAAAVRDYLTITTKPSRLPEWANVFAELTADPDGELAGGLSTPLAISLARVAYAERAANPDHLLTFTNRRDLEAHLLAELVPSLYSDVSEHARAGWRADDVHPWFSFLARHFRARGISWPDLSDVVPPLVYGLVIGLLAGLFTGTAFSLAAGPSTGVMVGATMIVAIWTYTVVIDPELSSLEQIGLRPLTLWAATSGPFSVILWYLTAQGDLAPDHAVGIALVASLWFLVMLCRSLIALQIAILDFGIVIALTGRPAASPQALAVTALVAIIVASILAAALPHFLIAHVLLFAMGRVPWRVGAFLEDGYRRGVLRKVGGLYYFRHDLLREQLAERPTA
- a CDS encoding aldo/keto reductase → MRVIGDVSVGAIGLGAMPLSIEGRPDEARAMATVHAALDAGVTLIDTADSYHWSSGEVGHNELLIARALASYGGDTGDVLVATKGGRGRPGDGSWTVNGDPRHLRRACEGSLKRLGVVAIGLYQLHKPDPAVPFAESLGALRELYDEGKVRMIGISNVDVPQIRQAHRELGGRLVSVQNRYSPAVRDSGPELRLCAELGIAFLPWSPLGGISRSALEAEEARPAGHSAFHAIASERNVSPQQVCLAWLLAAGPHVIPIPGASRPASIRDSAAATGLALTDQELARLGRGPFG